A region of Oceanithermus desulfurans DNA encodes the following proteins:
- a CDS encoding PH domain-containing protein — protein MKTFDPDLDTAGRPLRAAGLLLMGAALAYYAYGTAAGLPLGRALVALWVFLIVAFFVGLLWWMPARLRYRLSDRDLEIQHFLGRRRIQLENLREVHEVTFALGRRSGSAALPGYYVGRFQSNLGRLTAYTGRAAGEGVLLVLHTGEQVLLAPKRARLMLAQLRSALPEGAEEA, from the coding sequence GTGAAGACGTTTGACCCCGACCTCGACACCGCCGGTCGGCCGCTGCGCGCCGCCGGCCTGCTCCTCATGGGGGCCGCCCTGGCCTACTACGCCTACGGCACGGCCGCAGGGCTGCCGCTCGGACGGGCGCTGGTGGCGCTGTGGGTCTTTCTGATCGTGGCCTTCTTCGTGGGGTTGCTTTGGTGGATGCCGGCGCGGCTGCGGTACCGGCTCTCGGACCGGGACCTGGAGATCCAGCACTTCCTGGGCCGCCGCCGCATCCAGCTCGAGAACCTGCGCGAGGTCCACGAGGTAACCTTCGCGCTGGGCCGCCGCAGCGGCAGCGCCGCGCTGCCGGGGTACTACGTGGGGCGGTTCCAGAGCAACCTGGGCCGCCTCACCGCCTACACCGGCCGGGCCGCGGGCGAGGGGGTCCTGCTCGTGCTCCACACCGGCGAGCAGGTGCTGCTCGCCCCCAAGCGGGCCCGGCTGATGCTGGCGCAGCTGCGCAGCGCGCTCCCCGAGGGCGCCGAGGAGGCCTGA
- a CDS encoding CPBP family intramembrane glutamic endopeptidase: MNQADRAVTVTIVLSWLLFAVYYTQVGTLNSPWFLGFSLVYMWIPGIVALVLARREGLRLRLWARPNRWWLAAWLLPVLFSLASIAASLPLDEYVGLAQVREAIAARSGAEAASLPEWALWTALIVQALLAGATINLLFALGEELMWRGYLWERTRELGFWPASLYIGVVWGAWHAPLVYFLGYNYPDHRFLGVFFMVVFAVLLTPWMLYLRDKGGAVAVPALFHGTLNAVAGLPLLVFAGSADPLNRTNDLLVGLTGLGGFVVLALANLYLRRLVPPDRESAG, translated from the coding sequence ATGAACCAAGCCGACCGAGCCGTAACCGTAACCATCGTCCTCAGCTGGCTGTTGTTCGCGGTCTACTACACGCAGGTGGGGACGCTGAACAGCCCCTGGTTCCTGGGGTTCAGCCTGGTCTACATGTGGATCCCGGGAATCGTCGCTCTGGTGCTCGCCCGGCGCGAGGGGCTGCGCCTCCGCCTCTGGGCGCGACCCAACCGCTGGTGGCTGGCCGCCTGGCTGCTGCCGGTGCTCTTCAGCCTGGCCAGCATCGCCGCCAGCCTGCCCCTCGACGAGTACGTAGGGCTTGCCCAAGTCCGCGAGGCGATCGCGGCCCGGAGCGGAGCCGAGGCGGCGAGCCTGCCCGAGTGGGCCTTGTGGACGGCGCTGATCGTCCAGGCGCTGCTGGCCGGCGCGACGATCAACCTGCTCTTCGCGCTGGGCGAAGAGCTGATGTGGCGCGGCTACCTCTGGGAGCGCACCCGCGAGCTGGGGTTCTGGCCCGCCTCGCTCTACATCGGCGTGGTCTGGGGTGCCTGGCACGCGCCGCTCGTTTACTTCCTGGGCTACAACTACCCCGACCACCGCTTCCTGGGGGTCTTCTTCATGGTGGTCTTCGCGGTGCTGCTCACCCCCTGGATGCTCTACCTGCGCGATAAAGGCGGGGCGGTCGCGGTGCCGGCCCTCTTCCACGGCACCCTGAACGCCGTGGCCGGCCTGCCCTTGCTCGTTTTCGCGGGCAGCGCCGACCCCCTAAACCGCACGAACGACCTGCTCGTGGGCCTTACCGGTCTGGGCGGCTTCGTGGTGCTGGCGCTGGCAAACCTCTACCTGAGGCGCCTGGTGCCGCCGGATCGGGAAAGCGCAGGCTGA
- a CDS encoding HD domain-containing protein, translating into MTRKPQRIRDPVHNLIEFDNTEFEYHMWRVIQTRPFQRLRRIKQLGFTDLVYPGATHTRFIHSIGTFHIARKLINIIKRRLDINFSATKANIVLAAALLHDVGHGMFSHAFEDVLAITKVDSISHEEKSRRLITDSEIADVLSSLGSGFPDDVANVISKEPEDIYDAIVSSQFDADRLDYMQRDRLMVGIQNSAIDFTWLLSNMEIGIIPLYSEDGERYSELTTLTLNRKAIYAAETYVLSLFQLYPTVYFHKAVRAAESMFTALLTEVFKIIKSEGASGVKRLGLPENHQYVNFVNEPKNIDNILQLDDTVFWNSLYYLAESDILRISKLAKQLLERNLYKAIDIHLLVKQMLRDKGVFDEIMPSISTLVKNYVINEIEQYNSALSKEQPRILIDGKSRKLYEYNKTPNFSQIFIEDVHGEVQDIALESPVVVTRPYKLDLFRAYVDRGDNDGYGIVMDISKRAVEQAIKEAK; encoded by the coding sequence GTGACGAGGAAACCACAGAGAATAAGAGATCCGGTGCATAATCTAATTGAATTTGATAATACAGAATTTGAATACCACATGTGGAGAGTCATTCAAACTAGACCCTTCCAAAGACTCAGAAGAATCAAACAGCTTGGTTTTACTGATCTTGTGTATCCTGGAGCCACACATACTAGGTTTATCCATAGTATAGGAACATTTCATATAGCAAGGAAACTAATAAATATAATCAAAAGGAGACTGGATATTAATTTTTCAGCTACTAAGGCCAATATTGTTCTGGCCGCAGCTTTGCTGCACGATGTTGGCCATGGTATGTTCAGTCATGCATTCGAAGATGTGCTTGCTATTACTAAGGTAGACAGTATAAGCCACGAGGAGAAAAGTAGGCGACTTATTACGGATAGCGAGATTGCTGACGTGTTATCAAGCCTGGGTAGCGGCTTTCCTGACGATGTCGCAAACGTCATTTCCAAAGAGCCAGAGGATATCTATGACGCTATTGTATCGAGTCAATTTGATGCAGACCGCCTAGATTACATGCAGCGGGATAGACTTATGGTAGGGATTCAGAACAGCGCAATAGACTTTACCTGGCTGCTATCGAATATGGAGATCGGCATAATCCCTTTGTACTCTGAGGACGGAGAGCGTTACAGCGAACTAACTACGCTTACTTTGAATAGAAAAGCTATATATGCTGCAGAAACTTATGTTCTCTCGCTTTTTCAGCTGTATCCAACTGTGTATTTTCATAAAGCAGTTCGTGCTGCAGAAAGTATGTTCACCGCTTTGCTTACCGAAGTATTTAAGATAATTAAAAGTGAGGGAGCATCTGGCGTCAAGAGGCTTGGTTTACCTGAGAACCACCAATATGTCAATTTCGTCAACGAACCTAAGAATATAGATAACATCCTGCAATTGGATGACACTGTATTCTGGAATAGCCTCTACTACTTGGCAGAGTCCGATATACTAAGAATATCTAAATTAGCTAAGCAATTATTAGAACGTAATTTATATAAAGCTATAGATATTCATCTATTAGTAAAACAAATGCTCAGAGACAAAGGTGTATTTGATGAGATTATGCCTAGTATATCCACTCTCGTAAAAAACTACGTGATAAATGAAATTGAACAATACAATTCTGCACTGTCTAAAGAACAACCAAGAATATTAATAGACGGCAAGTCCCGAAAGCTCTATGAATATAACAAGACTCCTAATTTTAGTCAGATATTTATTGAGGATGTGCATGGAGAAGTACAGGATATTGCATTAGAGTCCCCTGTTGTAGTCACCAGGCCGTACAAGTTGGACCTTTTTAGGGCTTACGTAGACAGGGGGGACAATGATGGTTATGGTATAGTAATGGACATATCCAAACGTGCGGTCGAGCAAGCGATCAAGGAGGCAAAATGA
- a CDS encoding DUF4082 domain-containing protein, with protein sequence MKALLRRRSPVLALAMLALFAWAQPQDVPWPVDTAQPDWDYGFWFDKNTARWQTFAPAHPELRALAVYVDRMGDPGTVVVELQDPDGQALARVSGKPERGGWLYLPFEKAVRVTPGRLYRIYVYSDRVSPNPRQRFFWRGIRSSRFCPVCTTDVASGWPQFRYAFVVYASR encoded by the coding sequence ATGAAAGCCCTTTTGCGCCGCAGGTCGCCGGTACTGGCTCTGGCGATGCTGGCCCTATTTGCGTGGGCCCAGCCGCAGGACGTCCCCTGGCCGGTCGACACCGCCCAACCCGACTGGGACTACGGTTTCTGGTTCGACAAGAACACGGCGCGCTGGCAAACGTTCGCCCCGGCCCATCCCGAGCTGCGGGCGCTGGCCGTCTACGTCGACCGAATGGGGGACCCGGGTACGGTCGTGGTGGAGCTGCAAGACCCCGACGGCCAAGCGCTCGCGCGGGTCAGCGGCAAACCCGAAAGGGGAGGCTGGCTCTACCTGCCCTTCGAAAAGGCCGTCCGGGTGACCCCCGGCAGGCTCTACCGGATCTACGTATACAGCGACCGGGTATCGCCCAATCCCAGGCAGCGGTTCTTCTGGCGGGGAATCCGGTCGAGCCGCTTCTGCCCGGTCTGCACGACCGACGTCGCCAGTGGCTGGCCGCAGTTCCGCTACGCCTTCGTCGTCTACGCTTCCCGCTGA
- the trpE gene encoding anthranilate synthase component I: MKTKPVVKTLLADLETPVTAYLKLAEKAPVSFLLESVEAGKRWSRYSIIGVGARRTFRLRDGAFTIDGTEVKAEDPLATLYHAVHREVENGHELPPFWGGAVGYVAYDLVRYYEELPDANPDEIGAPDLLFVEPELVVVFDHLKQVLHLVAPALGDGPSAAARARELLDAAERRLRGPLPGVPGGRGGRKTAFRANLSPADYARIVEKSKEYIRAGDIFQVVPSVRFTAELGVHPFALYRALRSVNPSPYMGYLDLGEVTLVSASPESLLRAEGRRVTTRPIAGTRPRGATPEEDRALAEELLADEKERAEHVMLVDLSRNDLGRVAKHGSVRVEELMRVEHYSHVMHIVSTVTGELEEGKTPLDALASVIPMGTVSGAPKIRAMEIIDELEPTRRGPYGGAFGYIAYDGAMDVALTLRTFVIAGGKVHVQAGAGVVADSDPEREYQECVNKAKALMRAVELAEKGL, translated from the coding sequence ATGAAGACGAAACCCGTGGTCAAGACCCTGCTCGCCGATCTGGAAACGCCGGTGACCGCCTACCTGAAGCTGGCCGAGAAAGCGCCGGTAAGTTTCCTGCTCGAGTCGGTGGAGGCGGGCAAGCGCTGGAGCCGCTACTCGATCATCGGCGTCGGGGCCAGGCGCACCTTCCGGCTGAGGGACGGCGCCTTCACCATCGACGGCACCGAGGTAAAGGCCGAGGACCCGCTGGCCACGCTCTACCACGCGGTGCATCGCGAGGTGGAAAACGGTCACGAGCTGCCGCCCTTCTGGGGCGGGGCGGTGGGCTACGTGGCCTACGACCTGGTGCGCTACTACGAAGAGCTGCCCGACGCCAACCCCGACGAGATCGGCGCGCCCGACCTGCTCTTCGTCGAGCCCGAACTGGTGGTGGTCTTCGACCACCTGAAGCAGGTGCTGCACCTCGTGGCCCCGGCGCTGGGCGACGGCCCCTCGGCCGCCGCCCGCGCCCGGGAGCTGCTGGACGCCGCCGAGCGCAGGCTGCGGGGGCCGCTGCCGGGGGTGCCGGGCGGGCGCGGCGGGCGCAAGACCGCGTTCCGCGCTAACCTGAGCCCTGCGGACTACGCCCGCATCGTCGAAAAAAGCAAGGAGTACATCCGCGCCGGCGACATCTTCCAGGTGGTGCCCTCGGTGCGCTTCACCGCCGAGCTGGGGGTGCACCCCTTCGCCCTCTACCGGGCGCTCAGGAGCGTCAACCCCAGCCCCTACATGGGCTACCTTGACCTGGGCGAGGTGACGCTCGTCTCGGCCAGCCCCGAGAGCCTGCTGCGCGCCGAAGGCCGCCGCGTGACCACCCGCCCCATCGCCGGCACCCGGCCGCGCGGGGCTACGCCCGAGGAGGACCGGGCGCTGGCCGAGGAGCTGCTGGCCGACGAGAAGGAGCGCGCCGAGCACGTGATGCTGGTGGACCTGAGCCGCAACGACCTCGGCCGGGTGGCCAAGCACGGAAGCGTTCGGGTGGAGGAGTTGATGCGGGTGGAGCATTACTCACACGTCATGCACATCGTCAGCACCGTGACCGGGGAGCTGGAAGAGGGCAAGACGCCGCTCGACGCGCTGGCGAGCGTGATTCCGATGGGCACGGTCAGCGGCGCGCCCAAGATTCGGGCGATGGAGATCATCGACGAACTCGAGCCCACCCGCCGCGGCCCCTACGGCGGCGCCTTCGGCTACATCGCCTACGACGGCGCCATGGACGTGGCGCTGACGCTGCGCACCTTCGTGATCGCCGGCGGCAAAGTGCACGTCCAGGCGGGGGCCGGCGTGGTGGCCGACAGCGACCCCGAGCGCGAGTACCAGGAGTGCGTGAACAAGGCGAAGGCGTTGATGAGAGCAGTCGAATTGGCAGAGAAGGGGTTGTGA
- a CDS encoding four helix bundle protein has product MPESVENLRIWQEGMQLAKDIYRASSSWPKEEVYGLTTQVRRAVVSIPANLAEGVGRGTAAELSRYSRIALGSAYELGTLLRLARDFGYLAHANFEELNVRVSSLAKQISAFISYQEGRK; this is encoded by the coding sequence ATGCCTGAAAGCGTCGAAAACCTTCGCATCTGGCAGGAAGGTATGCAACTGGCCAAAGACATTTACCGGGCCTCGAGTTCCTGGCCCAAAGAAGAGGTTTATGGCTTAACTACCCAGGTGCGCCGGGCCGTTGTTTCCATTCCCGCCAACCTGGCCGAGGGCGTCGGCCGCGGCACGGCCGCCGAGCTTTCACGGTATTCGCGGATTGCACTGGGAAGCGCTTACGAATTGGGTACGCTGCTTAGGCTCGCGCGCGATTTTGGCTACTTGGCGCATGCAAACTTCGAGGAACTGAACGTGCGCGTTTCGTCCCTTGCCAAGCAAATCTCCGCCTTCATCTCCTACCAGGAGGGCCGCAAATGA
- a CDS encoding anthranilate synthase component II, which produces MKGKKPQATGHELQAEEVPPTSHPLSPAPHLLLIDNYDSFTYNLADYLGQLGARLTVWRNDKFALEDVERLAPDAVVISPGPGTPEEAGLSIPLVREYAPRLPILGVCLGHQAIGAAFGAKVVPAPRIMHGKTSPIEHSGQGIFMGLPNPFTATRYHSLVIDDLPGKLEVLAWTPEEGQQTVQAVRHVRFPTVGVQFHPESILTELGLQLLANWLGEVGLFWKTHPREEEQ; this is translated from the coding sequence ATGAAAGGCAAGAAACCACAGGCCACAGGCCACGAGCTACAGGCTGAAGAGGTGCCCCCCACCTCCCACCCCCTATCCCCCGCCCCCCACCTCCTGCTCATCGACAACTACGACTCCTTCACCTACAACCTCGCCGACTACCTGGGTCAGCTGGGGGCGCGGCTGACCGTCTGGCGCAACGACAAGTTCGCGCTCGAGGACGTGGAGCGGCTGGCCCCCGACGCCGTGGTCATCTCGCCGGGACCGGGCACGCCCGAGGAGGCGGGGCTCTCGATCCCGCTCGTCCGGGAGTACGCCCCCAGGCTACCCATCCTCGGCGTCTGCCTGGGCCACCAGGCCATCGGCGCCGCCTTCGGCGCGAAGGTGGTGCCGGCACCGCGCATCATGCACGGCAAGACCAGCCCCATCGAGCACTCGGGGCAGGGCATCTTCATGGGGCTGCCCAACCCCTTCACCGCCACCCGCTACCACTCGCTGGTCATCGACGATCTGCCCGGCAAGCTCGAGGTGCTGGCCTGGACGCCCGAGGAAGGGCAGCAGACCGTGCAGGCGGTGCGCCACGTGCGCTTCCCCACGGTCGGCGTGCAGTTCCACCCCGAGAGCATTCTCACCGAGCTGGGGCTGCAGCTCTTGGCCAACTGGCTCGGCGAGGTCGGGCTGTTCTGGAAGACCCACCCACGGGAGGAGGAGCAATGA
- the trpD gene encoding anthranilate phosphoribosyltransferase, whose protein sequence is MNALHKVLDGKTLTQDEARALMGRMMAGELSPVQTAALLAALKVRGETPDEIAGFAHAMREAARPVQVKGELVDVVGTGGDGAGTFNISTTVAFVLAAAGLRVAKHGNRAASSKSGSADLLEALGVNIELEPERVARVIEEVGIGFLFARTHHPAMRHVAPVRAELKTRTVFNVLGPLTNPARARYFLLGVYGPELLEPMAYALAELGVKGAWVVHSRGTDELTLGENEVVELRDGRTRRFSFRAADYGLEEAPLEALAGGTPEENAALTRRILSGQEAGPKRDVVALNAAAALVAAGRAAALEEGLEQAGKVLYSGAALEVLERLVAATQG, encoded by the coding sequence ATGAACGCGTTGCACAAGGTACTCGACGGCAAGACCCTGACCCAGGACGAAGCCCGGGCGCTGATGGGCCGGATGATGGCCGGCGAGCTCAGCCCGGTGCAGACGGCGGCGCTGCTCGCGGCGCTCAAGGTGCGCGGCGAAACGCCCGACGAGATCGCCGGCTTCGCCCACGCCATGCGCGAGGCGGCGCGGCCGGTGCAGGTGAAGGGCGAACTGGTGGACGTGGTGGGCACCGGCGGCGACGGCGCGGGCACCTTCAACATCTCGACCACCGTCGCCTTCGTGCTGGCGGCGGCGGGCCTGCGGGTCGCCAAGCACGGCAACCGCGCCGCCAGCTCCAAGAGCGGCTCGGCCGACCTGCTCGAGGCCCTGGGGGTGAACATCGAGCTGGAGCCAGAGCGGGTGGCCCGGGTGATCGAGGAGGTGGGCATCGGCTTCCTCTTCGCCCGTACCCACCACCCGGCCATGCGCCACGTCGCCCCGGTGCGGGCCGAGCTGAAGACCCGCACCGTCTTCAACGTGCTGGGGCCGCTCACCAACCCGGCGCGGGCGCGGTACTTCCTGCTGGGCGTCTACGGCCCCGAACTGCTCGAGCCCATGGCCTACGCCCTGGCCGAACTGGGGGTGAAGGGGGCGTGGGTGGTCCATTCGCGCGGCACCGACGAGCTGACGTTGGGCGAAAACGAGGTGGTGGAGCTCCGGGACGGGCGCACCCGGCGCTTCAGCTTCCGCGCCGCCGACTACGGTCTGGAAGAGGCCCCGCTGGAAGCGCTGGCCGGGGGCACGCCCGAAGAGAACGCCGCGCTGACCCGCCGCATCCTCAGCGGCCAGGAAGCCGGGCCCAAGCGCGACGTGGTGGCGCTCAACGCCGCCGCCGCGCTGGTGGCCGCGGGCCGGGCCGCTGCGCTGGAAGAGGGGCTCGAGCAGGCGGGCAAGGTGCTGTACAGCGGCGCGGCGCTGGAGGTGCTCGAACGCCTGGTCGCGGCCACGCAGGGGTAA